A single genomic interval of Musa acuminata AAA Group cultivar baxijiao chromosome BXJ3-4, Cavendish_Baxijiao_AAA, whole genome shotgun sequence harbors:
- the LOC135634536 gene encoding histone-lysine N-methyltransferase ATXR6-like isoform X1, producing the protein MRPPAPASPLPSSMPSGARSAAPGSPPTSSSSVTGATEGSTSSASAPFSHVSPRASGSAPLAPPKRGPRVCRPSIRSFAPSLSFLHGSAGLVAGFPLIQTRIIDFFRIQRSSGLEKLECRKRKKRSGGLVVAKKKRKLLPFNPIEDPDRRLEQMASLATALTATGAVFSNELTYRPGMAPRSANRAANENGGMQVLSKEDVETLNLCKRMMERGEWPPLMVVHDPLEGFTVEADRFIRDLTIVTEYVGDVDYLKNREHDDGDSMMTLLSAANAARSLVICPDQRSNIARFINGINNHTREGKKKQNLKCVRFSVDGECRVLLVANRDISRGERLYYDYNGSEQEYPTEHFV; encoded by the exons ATGCGCCCTCCAGCTCCAGCCTCTCCTCTGCCGTCCTCGATGCCATCCGGTGCGAGGAGTGCGGCTCCGGGGAGTCCGCCGACAAGCTCCTCCTCTGTGACAGGTGCGACCGAGGGTTCCACCTCTTCTGCCTCCGCCCCATTCTCGCATGTGTCCCCAAGGGCCTCTGGTTCTGCCCCCCTTGCTCCGCCGAAAAGAGGCCCAAGAGTATGTCGACCCTCGATCCGATCCTTCGCCCCCTCCCTCTCCTTTCTTCATGGATCTGCGGGTTTGGTTGCAGGGTTTCCGCTAATCCAGACAAGGATAATAGATTTCTTCCGGATACAGCGGTCGTCGGGGCTAGAGAAGCTGGAATGccggaaaaggaagaagaggagcggAGGGCTGGTGGTggcgaagaagaaaaggaagctcCTACCTTTCAACCCGATCGAAGACCCCGATAGAAGGCTGGAGCAGATGGCGTCGCTGGCCACGGCCTTGACAGCCACCGGCGCCGTGTTCAGCAACGAGCTCACCTACCGACCGGGCATGGCGCCGAGGTCGGCCAATCGCGCGGCCAATGAGAACGGAGGGATGCAG GTGCTGTCCAAGGAGGACGTAGAGACGCTGAACCTGTGCAAGCGGATGATGGAAAGGGGCGAATGGCCACCGCTGATGGTCGTCCACGACCCACTCGAAGG GTTCACAGTGGAGGCGGACAGGTTCATCCGAGACCTAACCATCGTGACCGAGTATGTGGGCGACGTCGATTACCTCAAGAACAGGGAGCACGACGACGGCGACAGTATGATGACTCTGCTCTCGGCGGCGAACGCTGCGAGGAGCCTAGTCATATGCCCTGATCAGAGGAGCAACATCGCCCGGTTCATCAACGGCATCAACAACCACACAAG GGAAGGGAAGAAGAAGCAGAACCTCAAGTGCGTCAGGTTCAGCGTCGACGGGGAGTGCCGAGTTCTGCTGGTCGCGAACAGAGACATATCGAGAGGGGAGCGACTTTACTACGACTACAATGGCAGCGAACAAGAATACCCAACCGAGCATTTTGTTTAG
- the LOC103983234 gene encoding BTB/POZ domain-containing protein At3g05675 — protein MEQACSAKTRAFGDRTTSDVTVCLRNRDGRPEWFHCHSTILRGESKYFADRLPENRPASPSHDTGNCIEVHCTGNEYDNYVKVLKLLYLSEESVLDSWDSVKSAIGVLRVSVSLQCRSIIQSCILYLEAVPWEEDEEEEIIKVASSLGPEAQPLLARIKPVSTNDTKNVFLSAVRFAMSVTSSVPPFTDELKTSAQEQVEYMLLEDEDAPLVAVDEDVKSEVSTGLARMFTTLETALNMLASDVDQSLEAGEHQLLQSLSDLEWMCNIIPKMEMMKEFVFGWAHVSDHILAVIQDEKYSSSLWSVKAKSIEVTGKALDAIGYGSVILPAPFRVHFLRTWLPYIRKMKHLLDLKSMEDESFPYKMDGDLCQNVEGAITSLVLALPSNDQAEIFTDWMKKTEQLSYPDLSEAFEVWCYRTKAAKRRLMASLNEAGNPAVSLG, from the coding sequence ATGGAACAAGCCTGCTCTGCTAAGACTCGTGCCTTTGGTGACCGGACAACGAGTGATGTCACTGTTTGCTTGAGGAACAGAGATGGTAGGCCAGAGTGGTTCCACTGCCACTCAACCATTTTGAGGGGAGAGAGCAAATATTTTGCAGATCGGCTCCCTGAGAACCGTCCTGCTTCTCCGAGTCATGATACGGGTAATTGCATTGAAGTTCACTGCACAGGAAACGAGTATGACAATTATGTTAAGGTCTTAAAGCTACTTTATCTCTCAGAAGAGTCAGTTCTAGACTCGTGGGATTCTGTTAAATCTGCCATTGGTGTTCTTCGAGTTTCAGTTTCTCTTCAATGTAGATCAATCATCCAGAGCTGCATCCTGTACTTGGAGGCTGTACCTTGGGAGGAAGACGAAGAGGAAGAGATCATAAAAGTGGCCTCTAGCCTAGGCCCTGAAGCTCAACCACTTTTAGCTCGGATAAAACCTGTCAGTACAAATGACACTAAGAATGTATTCCTGTCAGCTGTTCGTTTTGCTATGTCCGTCACAAGTTCTGTTCCTCCATTCACGGATGAACTGAAGACTTCTGCCCAGGAACAAGTTGAGTACATGCTTCTGGAGGATGAAGATGCTCCTCTGGTTGCAGTGGATGAGGATGTGAAATCCGAGGTCAGTACAGGCCTAGCCAGGATGTTTACGACGTTGGAGACAGCACTGAATATGCTCGCCTCAGATGTTGATCAGTCGCTCGAGGCAGGTGAACACCAACTCTTGCAGAGCCTATCAGATCTTGAGTGGATGTGTAACATAATTCCGAAGATGGAAATGATGAAAGAATTTGTCTTCGGTTGGGCTCATGTCTCTGATCACATCCTGGCAGTCATTCAAGATGAGAAGTACAGCTCCAGCTTGTGGTCCGTCAAAGCAAAGTCGATAGAAGTAACTGGAAAAGCTTTGGATGCTATCGGGTATGGCAGCGTCATTCTTCCAGCACCATTCAGAGTCCACTTCTTGAGAACATGGCTCCCTTACATCAGGAAGATGAAGCATTTACTGGATTTGAAGAGCATGGAGGACGAATCGTTTCCCTATAAGATGGATGGCGATTTGTGCCAGAACGTAGAAGGTGCGATCACATCTCTCGTGCTTGCTTTGCCGTCGAATGATCAAGCGGAGATATTCACAGATTGGATGAAAAAAACTGAGCAGTTGAGTTATCCTGATTTGAGCGAGGCATTCGAAGTGTGGTGTTACAGGACCAAAGCTGCAAAGAGGAGGTTGATGGCCAGCCTAAATGAAGCCGGCAATCCTGCGGTCAGCCTCGGATGA
- the LOC135634536 gene encoding histone-lysine N-methyltransferase ATXR6-like isoform X2, with protein sequence MAPKTPFRRRTNAPSSSSLSSAVLDAIRCEECGSGESADKLLLCDRCDRGFHLFCLRPILACVPKGLWFCPPCSAEKRPKRFPLIQTRIIDFFRIQRSSGLEKLECRKRKKRSGGLVVAKKKRKLLPFNPIEDPDRRLEQMASLATALTATGAVFSNELTYRPGMAPRSANRAANENGGMQVLSKEDVETLNLCKRMMERGEWPPLMVVHDPLEGFTVEADRFIRDLTIVTEYVGDVDYLKNREHDDGDSMMTLLSAANAARSLVICPDQRSNIARFINGINNHTREGKKKQNLKCVRFSVDGECRVLLVANRDISRGERLYYDYNGSEQEYPTEHFV encoded by the exons atggcccCTAAGACCCCCTTCAGGAGGCGGACCAATGCGCCCTCCAGCTCCAGCCTCTCCTCTGCCGTCCTCGATGCCATCCGGTGCGAGGAGTGCGGCTCCGGGGAGTCCGCCGACAAGCTCCTCCTCTGTGACAGGTGCGACCGAGGGTTCCACCTCTTCTGCCTCCGCCCCATTCTCGCATGTGTCCCCAAGGGCCTCTGGTTCTGCCCCCCTTGCTCCGCCGAAAAGAGGCCCAAGA GGTTTCCGCTAATCCAGACAAGGATAATAGATTTCTTCCGGATACAGCGGTCGTCGGGGCTAGAGAAGCTGGAATGccggaaaaggaagaagaggagcggAGGGCTGGTGGTggcgaagaagaaaaggaagctcCTACCTTTCAACCCGATCGAAGACCCCGATAGAAGGCTGGAGCAGATGGCGTCGCTGGCCACGGCCTTGACAGCCACCGGCGCCGTGTTCAGCAACGAGCTCACCTACCGACCGGGCATGGCGCCGAGGTCGGCCAATCGCGCGGCCAATGAGAACGGAGGGATGCAG GTGCTGTCCAAGGAGGACGTAGAGACGCTGAACCTGTGCAAGCGGATGATGGAAAGGGGCGAATGGCCACCGCTGATGGTCGTCCACGACCCACTCGAAGG GTTCACAGTGGAGGCGGACAGGTTCATCCGAGACCTAACCATCGTGACCGAGTATGTGGGCGACGTCGATTACCTCAAGAACAGGGAGCACGACGACGGCGACAGTATGATGACTCTGCTCTCGGCGGCGAACGCTGCGAGGAGCCTAGTCATATGCCCTGATCAGAGGAGCAACATCGCCCGGTTCATCAACGGCATCAACAACCACACAAG GGAAGGGAAGAAGAAGCAGAACCTCAAGTGCGTCAGGTTCAGCGTCGACGGGGAGTGCCGAGTTCTGCTGGTCGCGAACAGAGACATATCGAGAGGGGAGCGACTTTACTACGACTACAATGGCAGCGAACAAGAATACCCAACCGAGCATTTTGTTTAG